In the Arachis hypogaea cultivar Tifrunner chromosome 20, arahy.Tifrunner.gnm2.J5K5, whole genome shotgun sequence genome, TTATGAAATTGAGAAGGAACCTATTTACAGACTTcgaaatgaaggatttgggaaGACTAAAATATTTCTTAGGAATAGAGGTTCTACGATCCAGCAAAGGAATCTTTATCTCCCAAAGAAAGTATATTTTGGACCTTCTGGCAGAAACAGGAATGGTGGATTGCAAACCAATAGATACGCCCATATAAGTTAATCACAAGTTGAAGATAGTAGAAGGTGCCACCCTAGCAGATAAGGAAAGGTACCAGCGACTAGTTGGGAAACTAATTTACTTATCACATACTCGGCCTGACATAGCTTATGCTGTGGGAATAGTAAGTCAGTTTATGCATAAGCCACAAGAAGATCATATGGAAGCCGCCATGAGGATAGTTTGATATTTGAAGGGAGCTCCAAAAAGTGGAAATATTCAAAAGGAATGGCCATTTGAAGGTTGAGGCATACACTGACACAGATTGGGCGGGCAACCCAAACGATAGAAGATCAACAGCTGGTTACTTTACACTTATTGGATGCAACCTGATAACTTGGAAAATCAAGAAGTAGAAAGTTGTAGCACTTTCAAGCGCAGAGGCAGAATTTTGAGGGATCGTTAAAGGCATAACTGAAGTATTGTGGATAAGAAAATTGATGACTGAGATTGGGTTTCCACTACAATTGCCAAGCCAGTTGAAATGTGACAACAAAACCGCAATCAGCATTTCAGAGAATCCCGTACAACATGATAGAACAAAACATGTTGAGGTAAATCGACactttatcaaagaaaaaattgAGAATGACATTATTGAGCTTCCTTTTGTTAGATCAGAAGATCAGTTGGCTGATATTCTTATTAAAGTAGTTTCAAGACAAGCCCTTACTAAAGTTCTAACCAAGCTGAGTATTGGTGATCCCACTACTCACCTTGAGGGGAgtattagaatatcataattaggaaacaaaatcagaaaaatatcaaagaggattagaagaaaatcaatataatttattaggAAATTATTCCATAATTAGCATACTCATTAGCGTACTCTTGGTCTATATATTGATAAGATCCTTGTAATCacataatatgaataataaaaatgatacctttctaaataattcttcttttctttcctaaaCTCTTTGTACCATGGTAACAGGTGTGGAGATGGCAAAGAGGGGGATTCGAACAGAGGAGGGCCATGGGGGAGGGAAAGGAAAATGAGGGACCTTGTAATGGTGAACAACCACATAGAGAGGTGTTTGGGCTGCAAGATTTGATGAAGGTCGACATAGATGCTGGGAAACAGGGGATTTAGGAGAGAAGAAAGGGAATAGAGGTGTGGTTAAAGATAAAGGGTGTGGTAAtttggaaattttattaaaaaataaataaaaaattagggtTTAGATACTTTTGTTATACGAAATCTATCTTTGATGGGTATAACgttaattttcttctttaattggtATTTTTATAAGCGTTCACAAAGTTCATGAGTAGAAATGATTATTTTTCCTTCTAGTTTTGATAGACAAGCTCCGAACATGCTAATAATGGACCGTgctaggggtgttcaaatccaaaccgatccaaattaaaccgctcatccaATCCGATCCAAACCGAAAACTGATTAAAACCacactaattcggatttgattggattttattttttgcaaaccgctggattggatcggatttcggatctacttttcataaccgatctaatccaatccaaaccgcacaatgtgctataatattattattttattattatatttacaattatacttataacatgttcaatttgttatacatttttctattattcatgtattattattatttaataaatattttacattcaaaatgttatttatttatttattttaactaacctataattttatttctattgttatgttatcgttagctttttaagatatttttaaaacttgttatatgtatttaatttttttatttaaaaaatcgcaaatccaaaccgatccaaaccgcttgtaatcggatcggatcggatcggatcggatttccaaACAATTttcatccaatccaatccaaaccgcaccgcacataaattaagcgttcggatcggatgactttttcccttaaaaccgaaccaaaccgcaccgcgaacacccctagacCGCGCTATGTAGCTTCTTCATCAAAATTGtgcataataaaaaatagtaaattactAGTAGTTAAGTTAAGTGATTTAATATatgaaataatttaattttaattatataataatacaaaaaaatttacatatacaTATAAAGTCATAGTAAcaaaatttattctattaattatataaagaataattacccaaattaatccttgaagttttaaaatcaaacactttggctgcgtttgtttatagaGACAGGATACTGAGATAGGGACACAGACACAAAATTGTATTTGGCagaggagacatggacagagacaatgtgtccagagacactgaattagtgtattttgtatctatcctgacaggaaggacacggagacactaacaagggacacaacttattttttattttttcttttattatttttattaattttttataattatattttttattattatatttttcatcttatAATTTTCATCTCTCATCTCCTTGAGCATCACTTCCTTTGTTTAGCCAATGTGTCGTAGCTgactagggatgtcaatggggcagggcGGGAGCGGGGGATGCCTCTCTGCTCTTCGTCCCCACCCCCAGAATTAATTCCCGTTCCCGCCCCATTTCCCGTCATGGGGGGATAATTGTCCCCATCTCCGTTCTCCACGTTTCCCGCGGGACCCCATTCCCTATCTCCCTATGTTTAACATTCATATGGAAACTATagtataaaatatcaaaaaaagcaaaaaacaaactaaaaaatattattacaaacacacaaacatatcttatctAAGATTATAAGTCCAGAAATACAACATAGCAAATCatagtccataaaataaaatcttaaaatataacTTTCAttataaagaaagcaataaaataaagtctttaaCATCAAATATTCTTTCATTGTCAGCATACAACTTCCAACAATAAACATCTCCATGTTCTCTGTTAAAACAATAGAGACATAAATATGTTAACATACAGTAACGAGAATGGAAGCAAACATGCAGATGTAGAAGTGGAGAGGGGAAGGACGCCGCGCCTGAAGAGAGAGAACGACGCGGTGAAGCTGCCAGGGTGACGGCGCAAGAGTGGCCAGTGGCGAGCTGTGAGGGTTTTGAAGTTTGAACAAAATGGAGAGTGAGTGAGTGACTGAAGTCTAGAGAGTTGGGGCTTGGGTGGGAATAGAGAGTTAGAGACGGCGCAGCAACAAAGGTGAGAAGGGAAgatagaattagggttttttaaTGGGTGAAATTATTAAAATACTCCCTAGGTTAGAAATAAAGTAAGGATATTTAAGTAAGTTTAACAATTCGAAAAATTATCGGGGATGGGGCGGGAATCCCCACTCGAGTCCCCGCGCCTGTCTCGGGAGAATTTTTTTCTTCATCCCCACAGAAAAAATTCTTCACTATCGGGGCCCCATTCAGGACGGTTCCCGCGAAAATCCCCGTTTCCTGGGAATTTTTAACACCCCTATAGCTGACCCACTGTCCGTTCCTTTTGTATTTTGTGGTGTTTTCATTCTTTCTCCAGCCCTTTCTTTCGTGATATCATTTTATGCTTcgatgttctttattttttttgtgttgcTGTATTTTTTATGCTGATTATGATCCTAGTAAGTGAGGGTAGTGGAATGGAGTGGTGGGTAGAGAGATGGAATAGGGCAAAAGAAAAAAGTAGAGTGGGACTCACAACAGCAATGATAATGCACTGGGTGAGATTAGGTGGTGGATATGGGTGGTGATAGAAGAATGAGATGGAGAAAAAGAATGGGGTGATTAAATCTAACTATCTTTGCCAAAAAAAGTGTCGTATTCTTTTTgcaatattaaaaatttgaaacgCTAAATAATGCAggtcatattttttataattacaatGCATGATTTTCAAACATCAttcttgtaatattttttaaaattttttatcactataatcagttttattttattctctttataTACATGAATCAGCTAAAATTTTTTACTtgaacaattaaaaatatttatgcaaATACTTATAAAAATAACACTTTAGAATTTGCATGCAATGCGAATTAAGCCAcctataaaattaaatttgtaagTTTTAGTCAATCAAAAAATCGATATAGATGATTTACAAAATTctgatataaattttttaatactttACAATACTTAAAAAGAAAATATCTTGATAAATTCAAGAATTCtgtttatgttttttaaaaaaaattaaaatttagttattataaTATTGTGCAAAATAAACTTCCAATTAAAATTGTTTATGCAACCACAGTTAACAATTataccaaaaaatatttttaaaatttatttattgtcaATATTATAAAAGTTTAAGTATATAAATATTGActttcataatttaaaaattaacattttGTTATGTTGATGAATCAGCGTATTGAAAACTTCTAGACATGCATGTTCTATACTTTTATGGATCATATAGATCCATTATGTTGGTTTATCAAGCCTAATTCAGATTATTGTGTTCATTTATTGTtcccaatatttatttatttttttttttttgtaagcttCATTTCTATCATTAGCTCAattgtcattttttatttttcaagttctattatttcaatattttatttatctataatttttGAACCAATGAGTTATTTGTGTGAATTGTCTAatcatttttatgttaaattccttgcaatataccaatatttagtttttttttaagaatCCAACCCACTAAAGTTTATAGTGGGCTGTTCTTATTAATGTACTATGTGGATAAGTGGTGCTGGAATTATATATGAGAATTACTATAAAAGACTTTGGTGTATTGTGTTGATCTTTTAGCTTagcttttttgaaaatgtttggtttTGTTGAAATGTTGTGTTATATTTGTTTAACAAATTTTGGTTATTAGTTAATCATTAATGTTTAAAAGTATGGAATAAAGTATGTTGTTAGAAAACTAGACTAAAAGTATTAAACTAAAAGAATTAAGGTGATGACTAAatgatggccaaaaataataaattctgatgacctcttaatatatatatatatatatatatatatatatatatatatatatatatatatatatatatttgcacgaTTGACCGACTAAACTGTAATGTTTGAGAATAGTTTGAGTGAATATGTTTTCATCCAGGCGCATTTTGTTAAGCAATTAGCCATATCTTTGTTTAGTTTTTTGTGATGATCTTTTAATGATGATATGGTGATTTTGATATAGAAAAGTAtggacaacaaaagaaaaagactattgAAAGGTAGCTAATTTTAAGAATAGCTTTAGTCATGTGCCAAATAAACAGACCAAGAAAATCATAGCTCAAATGAACATCATGAAAATACACTTGTGAAGCGTGTATTACATTGTTATTATAATCCTTTAAAGCATTCTGTAATTTATCTATTATTAAATGAATCCTTAATTGTTAATAGTATAAATGCAACCATTAATAGATATTTTTAAAGAATGATATATTGCAGATTTTTGTTTACAATCTGAATACGTTTTCATTAGTTTGCATTGCTTTCCTTTCATTGTGAGAAGGTGACCACTTGGCAAAGGATAAAGGTGGACAGAGACCTAGAAGTTATGgaagatcaataaaataaaaatatgaaacatatttttttttatttagcacCTATGAATGCTTTTTTGAATTTCTAATTTGTATTAGCTATCTCATAAAGGTTTAATACCTTTAATTAAAAGTCTGATGTTCATTTAGTTTTTGTTCACTGAGGCTATCATCTATGTCTTGCtcacaaattacaaatatttttttaatgtcctTACATATCTCACTGTTAAAGCAATTTTGTCATAATCAAATAATGGATTGAATAGATGCAACACTGATTTTTGGACAAAATAGGAAGTTACAGGGACCTAGAAGCGATTAAAGTAGGTACTTGAGTTTTGGAACATAGGATGATAGGGAGTCAAACGTTATACCCGAATAATAGAACATTTTGAACAAGGTacttaaaaaattagtaataggtgtttaattaatttaaattgtcaTACCAAGTATTTGAATCCATATaaagtttgataaaatttttagatataattatttttatgtgagaTTCTTTCACGTTTGAAAACATTAATTTACATTTAGAATCTCACACAAAGTAAAAGTTAGATAAGAATAATCAATTATTTGTTTTTCCCAAAGACAGTAggtgattttaatttatttcaaataaagaaaaatattttgttcAAAATTTAGGATTACACAAAAGAAAGTGGGATTATCTCATCCTTCGCTTAAACATTAGCCACACACAGTAAAAAGAATGAAACGAAGAAGAAAGCAAAATTGGAATTAAGTTGGTGTTTCACTGGATAAATTTACAAGTTCTTGATTTTGTTTGGTAACAATTGCCAAAAAATTTTCAGAATTCATAGATTGACGTTCAAACAATCTCTTACACCTTTCTTTTCATGCATACTAAGCAATAATCAAAGTAAAACGGGTCGAGTTCTTAATCAAAGATAAGAATAATCAATTATGACAAGTGAGTcaatttatgatttattaaatGAGTTATAATAACTAtggtattaatataaaatattttgcctattaatattaaaatatctcatttcaaataatattaacaaaatttattttatattaactttaaaTATATACTATTATAGTAACTTTAAATATGTCATATATTAACTATTAACAAAgttttagttatggtttttttttattttattcaaaattaaaaattgaaaataaaaaatttgaacaacaaaagataattaaattcaaattcaataagAAGTACTCAATATATATAGATGTAGTACTCCCTCTTGGtataattagataaattaatATAGTATAAAAAACATTCTAAAAAATATGGTGTATTTTAGACATTTTTGTTGAATTGATAAATTTAGATATCCACTGCTATATGTgagtttattttttgttaattattttataattatagtgtgaatagtattttaaataaataattgtgattcaatgtatatataaaatattttatacttttaaatttgttattattatatattttaaatttataaaaatattatttatatattaatttatatatttatatataaatacatatatacttTAATTTATTACTGTCAATGTAATATGATTgttatacttttatatatatacataaaagatTAATGGTATTAGGAAAAAGTCCGTTGGGATGGCGTGACAGAGCACGGCACTGCAAATGTGATTAACTAACTAATTCCCACGAATGGTGAACTTTTGATGTTACCTGAACCAGCAGCAACACCAAATTGAATCGCAGAAAAGAACAGAGCAGAGCAGAGAGGATAAGTTATGGGCACCGATTGTAAGATGTGATTCGCAATTCTCTCTTCACTCTTTGCCTTGAAGCAAGAGAATTCAATCACGATTACCATTCGGTCCCTagctctccctctccctctccattttttccctatatttatataaataaatacagaTGGCAACCGCTCCCTTCATCCACGCGCGCTGTCTATACTCGCCACGAATTTCCAGTTGCAAACAACCACCATCCTCCTCCTCCCCTTCCCCCTCCTGTTCTTCTTCTATtcattcctcttcctcttcatcaGTTGTGTCTTTCTCTTCTGGTAATTTTTGTTCCTCACCTAATCCaatataattttgatttatttatatgCTTTTCAATTCGTATTAAATCCATCGTCATGCTTTCATTTCAATCATTCATTATCTCCCACCTTATTCTCCTGCAATTGTCAATTGTCTATTTCTCAAATTTTGTTTCTCTAACCATAATCAAACATGTAATTACCAAGCTTAcctatcattaattaattaattaattaatttgcgtTGGCACTAATATCTTAGAAACTGTATTAAATTGCTGCAAGTGTAAATATCACTATACTTGGGGCGtaatcaaactttttttttttcagccaCAAACAGCGGGCAGAGACACCAGGGCATTGGAATTCAAACTATGAATACTATCACTCATGGAAAGTCTATAGCTGGCGCATGGAATTCAAAGAATGAACCTGAACATCTCCTTGTTCTTGTTCATGGAATTTTGGCTAGGTATGTCTCCATTCAGAGACGCATCAGTTGTTTTGGTTATTTcaaatgttaaaatttaatttaggGGAAAAATAATTGCTGATGGCTTTACTGATGCAGCACAAGTGATTGGACCTATGCAGAAGCAGAGTTGAAAAGGCGTCTCGGAACAAACTTTCTAATATATGGTACTTCCAACGACTTTTATTTATACATAGTGAATgcaaggctaattttttttatatgaaagtgAGATAAGGGATATACCTTAACATTgtgtaattttttgtatttttttaaaattgtgaaaagAACTAAAATTAGAGGGTTCGATTTCTAGGAGTACAGAAATTAAACTTTTGGAAGGACAGAAATTAACCTAAATTAAATGGTGTCACATTTGAAATTAATACTCAAACtgtacataattaaaaaaaaaaaaaagtgtgaatGCGAACTTTGTGGTTTTATATGTTGTATTCTGCTTGCATTTTAAACTATGACTTTCTTAGCCAATTTACAAAAACCGAAACTTTGAGTTTTTTTAGAATAAATGCTAAATGTCTTGGCCATTACTATTTGACATGCCTTAACATCTCAAACTCGATCTAACTATGATGTGTAAAACCttacttttttatttaagttttctTAGATAGTGCATTGAGAAATCATATTTACATTGTTCAAAAAGTTATTAGCGTAAGCTGCTGAGGATGTGTGGATAACAACTTTTTGTCTTTTAAGTCATCAATAAGTACAAAGTTATGTGTAAAATAGAACtccataaaaattattttgatggcTGCAGTAAGTTCATCAAATACTTATACTAAGACATTCAGTGGGATTAATGGAGCTGGAAAGCGATTAGCCGAAGAAGTAAGTATTGAGATATATGCAAACTTATATTCCAAAGTTTGAACATTTAATTTAAATAGATAGTTTGGAGTTTCTTATAAATTGTTAATTTTCATGCTTgttatttttcatcaaaataggTCATGGAAGttgttaaaaatacaaaaagcCTGAAAAGGATATCCTTTCTAGCCCATTCGTTAGGAGGCTTGTTTGCTAGATATGCAATTGCTGTTCTATATTCACCTGATGCATACAATAGGGACCAATCTGGTGATCAAGCAAACAGCATAAAAGAAAAACCTCAAAATATAAGCTTTTTCAAAGGAGGGACAATTGCTGGGCTAGAGCCAATAAGTTTTATTACTTTAGCAACTCCACATCTTGGTGTAAGGGGAAAAAAACAAGTATGGCCGATGTTTTTTTCTGTCTTCATCTATGTTATTATTCATGTTCTTCCTCCTCTCTTTCAGTCATATTGAAAATCTACGGATCATAAAAGTTTTGGTTGTTGTCTATGTGTATATTTCAGCTTCCATTTCTATTGGGTGTCCCAATCCTAGAAAAGCTTGCTGCACCAATAGCTCCTTTTTTTGTTGGCCGGACTGGTAGCCAGTTGTTCCTTACTGATGGTAAAGCCAACAAACCACCTCTTCTTTTGAGGATGGCTACGGATTGTGAAGAGGGGAAGTTTCTGTGAGTTCAGGAACCTAAACATGcttactctctttctctcttttctttttaattttcaagtgATTGATTACTTAAGAATGATTTATTGTTCTGTAGATCTGCACTTGGAGAATTTAGATGTCGGATTCTTTATGCTAATGTTTCATATGATCGTATCCTCTCAGTATGTTAATCTTGGATTACAGCATACTAGATATATCAATAAGACCTTTTTGGTCTAATTTCCTCGATTTTAGAATTTTCTTTGACTGTGTTTAGATATGGTTGGGTGGCGCACATCCTCTATAAGAAGGGAAACCGAGCTCAGTAAGGTGAATATTATGATTTTTCCTTTTGGATTATCTCTAttttttcattgttattgatcTTTATCATTCATTTATTCAacatatgtaaatttattatttaatacttATATTAAAGTAAATATCTACCAAGGTTCTTCGTATGTACCTGCCTTAACTTTGTCACTAAaattattagttataattaaaatttttcaattgacAGTTGGGTAACTCTTGTGGGTTTGAGTTTGACATGTTATTTGAATTGAGTTTCAATTTAAGATTTTGTTTCTGTCTTTTATTTTGAAGTGGAGCCTTATAACAACTATTAAGTTGTCTCCGTGTGATTTTAAGGGCCATGAGTGCATATTATACTAGTGTACTTATTATTTTATGGGTTCATATTAATGGATAGTTttggtaaatataaaaatatttctatgtttctataattaattataaatacagTACTTTCTTATATATTCATTATTAGAATAGGATATTATGTATTCTAAGTTAAGAAAGATATTTGTGGAGAGAGTATTGTTGGGTTTTTTTTGTTACATATGCTTCAGTTGATCACTTGATCCATTTTACTGAGAAAAGTGATGGTTCATACAAAATGGCAATTTGCAACTAAAATGCAGGGTGATAATGGGGTTTCCTTTCTTGTTAGTGCTGTCGGTATGTTCTATATTGCAAACTTGAAACAAAAACTATGGAAAGATTATGCAGATTCTATATGAAAACATAGAAAGAAAAACTATTtaatgtaaaaaggaaagaagtagTAAAAATGAGAAAGCTAAGAGTGCATATAAATTTTGTTAAGAATGCTAATATTGTCCTATTATATATGCAGCCTCCTCGGCGATCTTTAGATGGATACAAGCATGTCGTTGATATGGAATACTGCCCACCGGTTCCTTCCGATGGTTCTCATTTCCCTCCAAAAGCAGCAAAAGCAAAGGAGGCAGCACAAAATGTACCCAATGCCCAGAATACTTTGGAATATCATGAACTCATGGAAGGTGATTATCAATGCCAAGAGCCTGAAAATATATCAACTAATTATTTCAGTCATGGTGCTTTTTCTTGTTCCACTCAAACTCTGTGTTTTCAACAGAGGAGATGATACGGGGATTACAGCGGTTGGGGTGGAGAAAAGTTGATGTCAGCTTTCACGCAGCATTCTGGCCGTTCTTTGCTCATAACAACATTCATGTACTTCAATTCGCCCATCAAACCTTGTTGTCATGGATGATGATATATCATTAATACATAGTTTCTAAATGAATACTTATTTGATTCCAGGTGAAAAATGAATGGCTTCACAATGCTGGTGTGGGAGTAATTGCTCATGTTGCTGATAGCTTAAAACAGCAAGAAGCATCATCAATTTTGGCTGCTAACTTGTAATCAGATGTAATTGCACTCTGCTGGAGACTGGTTATCTACGGAATACAAGATGAAAAAATCAATCCTTTGGTTTATGAGTCATTGACACGCACATCATTTCTTTACCAAGTATCACATAGTATAGTTCTCAGTTAAAGGGGATCGCTATATGCAACTTTTGTAGAACCATATATTCCCATTACCATACGAGTgatgaagaaagaaaacagatttctGATTTTTTGAGCACCAAGTTGCTTGCTCTAGATGCCAACACTCCCTTTGGCAGTTAGAAATAGCAGTACGCATCAGTGCCTCAACATATTTGgagatatataatttatataaaaaaaaatcttaggtGATTTTTTTTTCATGTGAATCAATattagtaaattttatttttctatttttactaAAAGTATTAGGTTATtttcttagtattttttttacgtAGAAGAATATTAGAATTTCagcagaatttattgtttttgactAGTAATTagctaaacatatttaaaaatgtAAAGTTAAAAGTATGTTGTTAGATTGTTAGGctaaaaaaattagacaaataattaaaaatattgactaaaaatattaaattctgtTGGCCTTTAAACATCTCTCTTCTACATATTTGGTTAAAATTTGGTCATTTttgctaattttaaaaattaatttgataatagAAAGGTGTTAGTTGTTActtgttagattttttttataaaagtataaattttttcattctattatttatattaaacattGTTTGGATTAAGAAAAAgaatatgagtttaattttaatacataatgTAAAGCTTATTCAATCATATTTATGTTAGtggatttaaaaattagttatttttattataagcCGATAATATACTATCGGTGCTGAGTAAAACTCctttatgaaaattaaattcaaagaataTTTGATTAACTTTTCTTCTATAATTATTCTTATGTATTATGTAACTATGTGAGTAAATAATCAAATtgatttttaagaaattttaaattaaatattttagtttttaatacatttttattttttaaaattagttagataaattgattttttttaaagaaagattaatttatttcataataaattatttttaatttattttatagtaaattatttttaatttattttatagtaaaattaattttgattattttgaaggaaaattaaattattttataataaacaaaattattaaaattttatttgtcctaaattaaattgtttaatttgaattttgggtcGGATTTAAATttggagttttgattttttttcttaatctggCTGTGACAAAAAGGAATTTTTCTTATTGATTTATCAAcataaatttcttttaataatttagtaGAGGATCGGAAGTAGAGGATAGAAACCAAAATTTGATCTTTTTTATCTTAAGGAGTTGTGTTGTCATTCTAAAAAAAGGGACAAAAGACCGAATTAGTAGTTCACTCATTAATATGGACGGTTTTGGaggttaaaaaaaattctaaaatgttAACAAGTGTATCAGAATTATCTAtaattaaaacaataataaatttattttattcgtACGTGGTGTTTTCGATTTTTGTTTCGtggaatcaaatttaaatttataatattttttctttttttatgagaCCAAATGCCGATCTTGGCAAATGGAATGGTATTATATACAC is a window encoding:
- the LOC112734947 gene encoding uncharacterized protein isoform X2 gives rise to the protein MATAPFIHARCLYSPRISSCKQPPSSSSPSPSCSSSIHSSSSSSVVSFSSATNSGQRHQGIGIQTMNTITHGKSIAGAWNSKNEPEHLLVLVHGILASTSDWTYAEAELKRRLGTNFLIYVSSSNTYTKTFSGINGAGKRLAEELPFLLGVPILEKLAAPIAPFFVGRTGSQLFLTDGKANKPPLLLRMATDCEEGKFLSALGEFRCRILYANVSYDHMVGWRTSSIRRETELSKPPRRSLDGYKHVVDMEYCPPVPSDGSHFPPKAAKAKEAAQNVPNAQNTLEYHELMEEEMIRGLQRLGWRKVDVSFHAAFWPFFAHNNIHVKNEWLHNAGVGVIAHVADSLKQQEASSILAANL
- the LOC112734947 gene encoding uncharacterized protein isoform X1, which produces MATAPFIHARCLYSPRISSCKQPPSSSSPSPSCSSSIHSSSSSSVVSFSSATNSGQRHQGIGIQTMNTITHGKSIAGAWNSKNEPEHLLVLVHGILASTSDWTYAEAELKRRLGTNFLIYVSSSNTYTKTFSGINGAGKRLAEEVMEVVKNTKSLKRISFLAHSLGGLFARYAIAVLYSPDAYNRDQSGDQANSIKEKPQNISFFKGGTIAGLEPISFITLATPHLGVRGKKQLPFLLGVPILEKLAAPIAPFFVGRTGSQLFLTDGKANKPPLLLRMATDCEEGKFLSALGEFRCRILYANVSYDHMVGWRTSSIRRETELSKPPRRSLDGYKHVVDMEYCPPVPSDGSHFPPKAAKAKEAAQNVPNAQNTLEYHELMEEEMIRGLQRLGWRKVDVSFHAAFWPFFAHNNIHVKNEWLHNAGVGVIAHVADSLKQQEASSILAANL